Below is a genomic region from Helicobacter sp. MIT 21-1697.
GATTTTATTTCAGAGTGGTTTCGCGAAACGGATAAAAAACTCTCTCAATTACTCGCACCTTGTGCTATGCTTTTGCGTTTGGGAATGATTTTATTTGCTAATACGCTTATTCAAAGCGGCAAGGACAAAGCATTTCTCTCTTCACTCAAAGAAAGCAATTTTGCCGATATTAGCTCTGTAGAGAGTGAATTTTGCGGGTTAGACCATCTCTCGTTTTTGGGATTCTTATTTGATTATTGGAAATTTGATGAAGTGCTTATACAAACCACTGCTTATATTACTATGCCCCACGCTGCCGCTGATGAGGTGAAGCAAAATGCTTATGCACTTGCTATTATTAATAAAGTGTTTGAGCCCTATCAGGGTGGAAGCCCTTATAATATGCACGAAGCAGTCGCGTTGATTAAAGAGGCAAAGGCAGAGGGCATTAGCTTTGATATGGATAGATTCGTTGAAATCTTGCCTGCCCAAGCGCGAATCAATCTTAATAAGCAAGTTGAGAATGAATAGATTGAAAGCCGCAGTTTTTTTGTGGTGTATTTTCTTTTTTTGGTTGTGAGAATAAAAGCGATATACAAGAGAGATATTTAGAATCCACCCAAAAATCTATGGAACAGCCCTCACTTGAGCCCACTGATGATAACAATATTCAAAATCCGCAATTGCTTACCTTGCTTGATAAATTTGGATTTTGGGGCTTTGATTTTCACATACAAAATCATAC
It encodes:
- a CDS encoding HDOD domain-containing protein, which produces MNELLLQTIDNLPPLPETVMKLQRYIDSAGEDVQVQGVVDIISKDPLLTGDLLRLANSPYYGFSREISTLNQVVSLLGVSSVKNVAIANSLRSGFKIDVSPYGLDTQDFLGNSAKEADFISEWFRETDKKLSQLLAPCAMLLRLGMILFANTLIQSGKDKAFLSSLKESNFADISSVESEFCGLDHLSFLGFLFDYWKFDEVLIQTTAYITMPHAAADEVKQNAYALAIINKVFEPYQGGSPYNMHEAVALIKEAKAEGISFDMDRFVEILPAQARINLNKQVENE